From Pseudomonas sp. CCI4.2, one genomic window encodes:
- a CDS encoding glycosyltransferase family 39 protein gives MKLQRDYELGEPFYRQQVEGTRRSSRSTHGLWIHALWLVPILALAAIARFYGLTQTAIWCDEGSSLLMSQYSPALTWFHSAHDVHPPLYYLLLHAWMNVFGNGIFSIRAMSALPGIATVGLAVWLMRLITTPRAAVLGGVLLALMPIVVRYSQEVRMYSLMGFWLMGATVALVYWVKNPSRKRYLAIYALLMTASFYTHYFTCLCVLAHWFYLLMLRCKSEDKLKLITRPAWWVTNVAIIVLYAPWIPSLVGQLTHLDQLRVGGDVGWIPPITLDSLPSAIWQFLTLKDGGDVWFPLYLLMPLAIATIAVMVVVRDRSDYRFNGLLVAYTFLPLLVIFAVSFVTPLLVERYLMFAAIGLPLVLAVAIDQLERRFRFLAIGLLVGVLGIEMVGLKNNYSVDNEQFDVLVNYVNQNYVAGDRIVVSDLFWYFGYVYYNKTGAQPLLYTPTLPDGTSGRPNAYGFGTLVDEDADKIYVDRLQVMPKGTGRVWLVSGSYQPDDFRSIPSEWNKETELKVGDTEVRLYTIH, from the coding sequence ATGAAGCTACAACGGGATTATGAGTTGGGGGAACCCTTCTATCGCCAGCAGGTGGAAGGAACCCGACGCTCGTCGCGATCGACTCATGGCCTTTGGATACATGCGTTATGGCTCGTCCCGATTTTGGCATTGGCCGCCATCGCGCGCTTTTACGGTTTGACCCAAACCGCGATTTGGTGCGACGAAGGCTCCAGCCTGCTCATGAGCCAGTACTCGCCCGCGCTGACCTGGTTTCACAGCGCGCACGACGTACACCCCCCGCTTTATTACCTGCTGCTGCATGCCTGGATGAATGTCTTCGGTAACGGGATCTTTTCGATTCGGGCCATGAGTGCTTTACCCGGTATCGCGACCGTGGGCCTCGCGGTCTGGTTGATGCGCTTAATCACGACCCCCCGCGCGGCGGTGCTGGGCGGGGTGTTACTGGCCTTAATGCCCATCGTCGTGCGCTACAGCCAGGAAGTACGCATGTACTCTCTGATGGGCTTCTGGCTGATGGGTGCAACCGTGGCGCTGGTGTATTGGGTCAAAAACCCTAGCCGCAAGCGTTATCTGGCGATCTATGCGCTGTTGATGACCGCAAGTTTCTATACCCATTACTTCACCTGCCTTTGCGTGCTGGCTCACTGGTTCTACTTGTTGATGCTGCGCTGCAAGTCTGAGGACAAACTCAAGCTGATCACACGACCAGCCTGGTGGGTGACCAACGTCGCAATTATCGTGCTGTATGCGCCTTGGATTCCTAGCTTGGTTGGGCAGTTGACCCACCTTGATCAATTGCGGGTCGGCGGTGATGTAGGCTGGATTCCACCCATCACCCTGGATTCTTTACCGTCGGCGATCTGGCAATTTCTGACCTTGAAAGACGGTGGCGACGTTTGGTTTCCGCTGTATCTGTTAATGCCGCTGGCCATCGCGACTATCGCAGTCATGGTTGTCGTCCGAGACCGAAGCGACTACCGGTTTAATGGACTGCTGGTGGCGTACACTTTCCTGCCGCTGCTGGTGATTTTTGCGGTGTCGTTCGTGACACCGTTGCTGGTCGAGCGGTACTTAATGTTTGCCGCCATTGGCTTACCGTTGGTGTTGGCGGTCGCCATCGATCAGCTTGAACGACGTTTTCGTTTTCTGGCGATTGGCCTGCTGGTCGGAGTGCTGGGCATTGAAATGGTCGGTTTAAAGAATAACTACAGCGTGGACAACGAACAGTTCGACGTCCTGGTCAACTACGTCAATCAAAACTACGTCGCGGGCGACCGCATCGTGGTGAGCGATTTGTTCTGGTATTTCGGCTACGTCTATTACAACAAGACTGGCGCACAGCCCTTGCTCTATACACCCACTTTGCCTGACGGCACTTCGGGCCGTCCGAACGCTTACGGCTTCGGCACCTTGGTGGACGAAGACGCGGATAAAATCTACGTTGATCGCTTGCAGGTAATGCCCAAAGGCACCGGTCGAGTGTGGTTGGTCAGTGGGAGCTACCAGCCCGATGATTTCCGCTCGATCCCAAGCGAATGGAATAAAGAGACAGAATTGAAAGTAGGCGATACCGAGGTTCGTTTGTACACAATTCACTGA
- a CDS encoding N-acetyltransferase, with the protein MIQIRPMTAADFEGFWPTFQAIVTARETYAYDPEITQEQALQLWLQTPLHTLIAEEDGVVLGSYYLKANAAGPGSHICNCGYMVSEAARGRGVARLMCEHSQQLARDSGFLAMQFNSVVSSNEVAVALWHRLGFETVGRLPRAYQHARLGLVDCLVMFKWLADPIEKSVPAQAKLIGRKNIESIVSRPRRGG; encoded by the coding sequence ATGATCCAGATCCGCCCCATGACCGCCGCCGATTTCGAGGGTTTTTGGCCGACCTTTCAGGCCATTGTCACTGCGCGTGAAACCTACGCCTACGACCCTGAAATTACCCAGGAACAGGCGCTTCAACTGTGGTTGCAGACGCCGCTGCATACGTTGATCGCCGAAGAAGACGGTGTCGTGCTCGGCAGTTATTACCTAAAAGCCAACGCCGCAGGCCCCGGCAGTCACATCTGCAACTGCGGCTACATGGTCAGTGAGGCGGCCCGCGGGCGTGGCGTTGCCCGGCTGATGTGCGAACACTCCCAGCAACTGGCCCGCGACAGCGGCTTTTTGGCGATGCAGTTCAATTCAGTGGTGTCCAGCAACGAAGTGGCCGTCGCGTTGTGGCACCGGCTAGGATTCGAGACCGTCGGGCGCTTGCCCCGCGCTTATCAGCATGCGCGGTTGGGGTTGGTGGATTGCCTGGTCATGTTCAAATGGCTGGCGGATCCGATAGAAAAATCCGTTCCCGCACAAGCCAAGTTGATCGGTCGCAAGAACATTGAATCCATCGTATCGCGCCCGCGGCGCGGTGGATGA
- a CDS encoding alkene reductase: protein MPSLFDPLKIGTVSAPNRILMAPLTRGRATREHVPTELMIEYYSQRASAGLIITEATGISQEGLGWPYAPGIWSDEQVHAWKAVTDAVHQAGGRIDLQMWHMGRIVHPSFLGGAQPVSSSATTAPGSAHTYDGKQPYALARPLSVEDIKRLLDDYAKAAKNAMAAGFDGVQIHAANGYLIDQFLRDNTNFRQDEYGGSIENRIRLLVEVTQRVADTIGAERTGVRLSPNGDSQGVNDSNPEALFGAAAAALDKIGIAYLELREPPFNGTFGKADRPPIHPVIRKAFRGALFLNSDYSFERAQAALVAGEADGIAFGRPFLANPDLPHRFANGLPLNDDVMQTWYSQGPEGYVDYPTAED, encoded by the coding sequence ATGCCATCCCTTTTTGATCCGTTGAAAATCGGCACCGTCTCTGCGCCTAACCGCATATTGATGGCGCCATTGACCCGCGGTCGTGCGACCCGTGAGCATGTACCCACTGAATTGATGATCGAGTACTACTCCCAGCGAGCCAGTGCCGGTTTGATCATCACTGAAGCGACCGGCATCAGTCAGGAAGGTTTAGGCTGGCCGTATGCGCCTGGAATCTGGAGCGATGAGCAGGTTCACGCCTGGAAAGCTGTGACCGACGCTGTTCATCAAGCGGGCGGGCGTATCGATCTGCAGATGTGGCACATGGGCCGTATTGTCCACCCAAGCTTCCTTGGCGGTGCGCAGCCGGTTTCATCGTCGGCCACTACCGCGCCGGGCAGTGCCCATACCTATGACGGCAAGCAACCGTATGCATTGGCGCGGCCGTTGAGCGTCGAGGACATCAAACGTTTGCTCGACGACTACGCCAAGGCCGCTAAAAACGCCATGGCAGCCGGTTTTGATGGGGTGCAGATCCACGCAGCCAACGGGTACCTGATTGATCAATTCCTGCGTGACAACACCAACTTCCGACAAGATGAATACGGCGGTTCGATCGAAAACCGCATTCGATTGTTGGTCGAGGTTACTCAGCGGGTTGCCGACACCATCGGCGCCGAGCGCACCGGCGTACGGTTGTCGCCCAACGGTGACTCCCAGGGCGTCAATGACAGCAATCCGGAAGCTCTGTTTGGCGCCGCAGCGGCAGCGCTGGACAAGATTGGCATCGCTTACCTGGAACTGCGCGAACCGCCGTTCAATGGCACCTTCGGCAAAGCCGACCGACCGCCGATTCATCCGGTGATTCGCAAGGCCTTCCGCGGCGCGCTGTTTTTGAATTCCGATTACAGCTTTGAGCGTGCTCAGGCTGCACTGGTCGCAGGCGAAGCTGACGGCATCGCTTTTGGGCGGCCGTTCCTTGCCAACCCAGACTTACCGCATCGTTTCGCCAACGGCTTGCCGCTCAACGATGACGTCATGCAGACCTGGTACAGCCAAGGGCCTGAGGGCTACGTCGACTACCCCACCGCGGAAGATTGA
- a CDS encoding DUF2946 domain-containing protein encodes MRSSKGSIGAWLSLFAMLMIFLGPLVSQGMSLSHGMNDAMTMGEMPCHDSMPGMAQASEPAKISPPHSLVVWEKCGYCSLLFQHPALPPSTFTVVRSGYPPALFRVSCVAPQAAMPPVFPGARTRAPPALC; translated from the coding sequence ATGCGCAGCAGCAAGGGATCGATCGGCGCATGGCTCAGTTTGTTCGCCATGCTGATGATCTTCCTTGGGCCATTGGTCTCTCAGGGCATGAGCTTGTCTCATGGCATGAACGACGCCATGACCATGGGCGAGATGCCGTGCCACGACAGCATGCCTGGCATGGCGCAGGCTTCCGAGCCGGCTAAAATCAGCCCGCCTCACAGCCTGGTGGTCTGGGAGAAGTGCGGGTATTGCTCGCTGCTGTTCCAGCATCCGGCGTTACCGCCATCTACCTTCACTGTCGTCCGCTCGGGCTACCCTCCCGCGTTATTTCGGGTGTCTTGCGTCGCGCCGCAAGCGGCAATGCCTCCGGTGTTTCCCGGGGCCAGGACTCGGGCGCCACCTGCACTCTGCTGA